Genomic window (Rhodothermus sp.):
ATTTTTATCGGGAAGGCGAACTGTGACGAGTTCGCCATGGGTTCGTCGAATGAAACCTCGTACTTCGGTCCGGCCCGTAATCCGATCAATCCGGACTATGTGCCTGGCGGCTCCTCGGGTGGTTCGGCAGTGGCGGTGGCTGCGCGGATGTGCCAGGCCGCTCTCGGCAGTGACACGGGGGGCTCCATTCGTCAACCGGCAGCTTTCTGCGGAATCGTGGGGTTGAAGCCGACCTACGGCCGCGTCAGCCGTTACGGGCTGGTGGCCTATGCGTCGTCGTTCGACACAATCGGCCCGATGACGCATACGGTCGAGGATGCCGCCCGTATCCTGCAGGTGATCGCAGGCGTGGACCGCTGGGACTCGACAAGTGCGCCGGTCGACGTTCCGAATTATCTGGAGGCACTCACGCGGCCGATTAAAGGGCTTCGCATCGGATGGCCGCGCGAATACTTCGCTGAAGGACTGGACCCGGAAATCCGACAGATCCTCGAACAGCGGGCGGCTCAGCTTGAAGCAGCAGGAGCGGTGGTGCAGGAGGTGTCGCTGCCCCACATGGAATATGGCATCGCCACGTACTACATTCTGGCCACAGCCGAAGCTTCCAGCAACCTGGCCCGGTACGACGGCATCCGATACGGCTATCGGGCCGATGTGCAGCAGATCCGGCGTGAGCTGGCCACCAACGACAGCGACGAGTCTGTTATCTATCAGCTCTACGTGCGTTCGCGGAGCGAAGGCTTTGGTACC
Coding sequences:
- the gatA gene encoding Asp-tRNA(Asn)/Glu-tRNA(Gln) amidotransferase subunit GatA yields the protein MEYLTYADARRALEEGETSCEALVSSFLERIEADNPRLNAFISVDAEGALTQARALDERLARGEPLPPLGGLVLAVKDVICIKDQRVTCGSRMLENFVSLYDATVIERLRAAGAIFIGKANCDEFAMGSSNETSYFGPARNPINPDYVPGGSSGGSAVAVAARMCQAALGSDTGGSIRQPAAFCGIVGLKPTYGRVSRYGLVAYASSFDTIGPMTHTVEDAARILQVIAGVDRWDSTSAPVDVPNYLEALTRPIKGLRIGWPREYFAEGLDPEIRQILEQRAAQLEAAGAVVQEVSLPHMEYGIATYYILATAEASSNLARYDGIRYGYRADVQQIRRELATNDSDESVIYQLYVRSRSEGFGTEVKRRIMLGTYVLSAGYYEAYYAKAQRVRRLIRQDFDRAFEQVDVLLTPATPTPPFRLGSKLADPLEMYLNDIYTVTANLAGIPGLVVPVGTHSSGFPVGAQLLGRHFDEATLLQVGQALMAMSGTVART